One segment of Rosa chinensis cultivar Old Blush chromosome 6, RchiOBHm-V2, whole genome shotgun sequence DNA contains the following:
- the LOC112174150 gene encoding protein DCL, chloroplastic, which produces MASLSKPPLLVHNHLSSLALIGPATLSFPIAKTTSLRTRLCALKTGADGGSRTGRQEADGPELLRKPVVKDVDVDGISEEDEGEDGKWVDWEDKILEDTVPLVGFVRMILHSGKYESGDRLSPEHEKTVLERLLPFHPEAAKKIGSGIDYVTVGYHPDFESSRCLFIVQKDGTLVDFSYWKCIKGLIRKNYPLYADSFILRHFRKRRRGV; this is translated from the exons ATGGCCTCTCTCTCCAAACCACCGCTGCTCGTCCACAACCACCTAAGCTCCCTCGCTCTGATTGGTCCCGCAACTCTCTCCTTCCCCATCGCCAAAACGACGTCGCTCCGCACCCGCCTCTGCGCGCTGAAGACCGGGGCCGACGGTGGAAGTAGAACCGGGCGGCAGGAGGCGGACGGGCCGGAGCTGCTGCGGAAGCCGGTGGTGAAGGACGTGGACGTGGATGGGATTTCGGAGGAAGATGAAGGTGAGGATGGGAAATGGGTTGATTGGGAAGATAAGATTCTGGAAGACACGGTTCCGCTGGTTGggtttgtgaggatgattcttcATTCTGGGAAATATGAGAGCGGAGATAGGTTGAGTCCCGAGCATGAGAAGACTGTTCTTGAGAGGCTGCTTCCGTTTCATCCTGAAGCTGCAAAGAAGATCGGTTCCGGAATTGATTACGTCACG GTTGGTTATCATCCAGATTTTGAAAGCTCAAGATGTTTGTTCATCGTTCAAAAAGATGGCACATTGGTCGACTTTTCATATTGGAAATGCATAAAGGGGCTGATTAGGAAGAACTATCCCTTATATGCTGACAGCTTCATTCTAAGACATTTTCGAAAGCGTAGACGCGGTGTATGA